A single genomic interval of Euwallacea similis isolate ESF13 chromosome 2, ESF131.1, whole genome shotgun sequence harbors:
- the LOC136419443 gene encoding calcium and integrin-binding protein 1-like, which produces MGQAKSQLTQEELQDYQDLTYFTKKEVLFVHQKFKALAPEKVGHNKNAKLPMAKILLYPELSVNPFGERICKVFSSSQDGDCTFEDFLDMMSVFSEDAPKSVKAEHAFRIFDFDDDDMLGVSDLKQVICKLTGDNKLSEHEINILVQNILDEADLDDDGALSFAEFEHVIDRSSDFLNSFRIRL; this is translated from the exons ATGGGCCAAGCAAAAAGTCAACTGACTCAAGAGGAACTTCAGGACTATCAA GATCTTACCTACTTTACTAAAAAAGAAGTATTGTT TgttcatcaaaaatttaaagccCTAGCCCCAGAGAAAGTGGGCCACAACAAAAATGCCAAACTGCCCATGGCCAAAATTTTACTCTATCCAGAATTAAGTGTAAACCCATTTGGAGAACGAATCTGCAAAGTGTTTAGCTCTAGTCAGGATGGAGATTGCacatttgaagattttcttgatATGATGTCTGTTTTTTCAGAAGATGCACCTAAATCTGTGAAAGCTGAACATGCATTTAGGATTTTTG attttgatgatgatgatatGTTAGGAGTGTCTGATTTGAAGCAGGTGATCTGTAAATTAACTGGCGATAATAAGCTGAGTGAAcatgaaattaatattcttgTGCAGAATATCTTAGATGAAGCTGATCTTGATGATGACGGAGCATTGTCTTTTGCTGAATTTGAGCATGTTATTGACAGGTcttctgattttttaaa ctcATTCCGAATAAGACTATAA
- the LOC136419444 gene encoding oligosaccharyltransferase complex subunit ostc → MEQFFTLPFAVLEVPVIKLKKPSWLKQPSAMVVFSLVLFSYFLVTGGIIYDVIVEPPSVGSTTDEHGHSRPVAFMPYRVNGQYIMEGLASSFLFTIGGLGFIILDNVHSLTMPKLNRFLMTAIGFICVMVSFLTTWVFMKMKLPGYLQN, encoded by the exons atggaacaattttttaccttACCCTTTGCTGTGCTTGAAGTTCCAGTCATTAAACTAAAGAAGCCCTCATGGCTGAAGCAACCTTCTGCTATGGTTGTGTTTTCAttagttttgttttcatattttttggtaACTGGAG GAATAATCTATGATGTTATAGTAGAACCCCCAAGTGTTGGATCTACCACAGATGAACATGGACATTCAAGACCT GTTGCATTCATGCCTTACAGAGTCAATGGGCAATATATCATGGAAGGCTTGGCCTCAAGTTTCCTGTTTACTATAGGGGGCCTTGGATTTATTATTCTTGATAATGTTCACAGCCTTACAATGCCAAAGCTGAACAGATTCCTAATGACAGCTATTGGATTTATATGTGTGATGGTTTCTTTTCTCACAACTTGGGTGTTTATGAAAATGAAACTTCCTGGATATCTTCAGAATTAA
- the mxt gene encoding eukaryotic translation initiation factor 4E-binding protein Mextli isoform X1 codes for MRSNTSEKSGSRKYSLSCVFSVGERVFYQRLFRKCKDTTSLFPQTNMSSGLASRLKHPKKHELIKSHSQAQLLANKLRQDGVMDAVEGVLQAVDQVAAVLASNIQEINYKDSIINLCQHLKVYGAYLEILYKEQLDHAFKIFRDKAQDDIRVDMLSRLHLLELIELRAKGWKGTDGMNMYYKKKLNQCSQVDLTDSITSLSDSMSSVLTLNSSPPLLGPGEVIKPSGKFAKPTRIPGKKYCKDEVVIRNADSGKVMGIKGRRVHMIEELSETIISFQRVSPGAKERLVQITGANEESINHAKQLIEDTIRRNASPVREGSSGAGGPLTGSSSSINSSASDDSALPSSARASRALMHSLSTPDANLGEYKYTVITNGHTIKITGDNLDLVRTSKLVLDEYFSGEPIHDMAQFYSFDSLPQPILLDEDENPLSPTESAPPPGPLLNGQTSTSAASSAVPQDGSGDREIKLRKPRPSTEEFLKTTKRSPDKEGSPNTPNTPKVPVTAGDGTLGSPPAKNPMAYSIEYLAQLAMSPLCLTEPTEWGRIVQDYPMLTRQVVQCFDAKQYLSSRTEEPTGVLNAEDDIDD; via the exons ATGCGCAGTAACACTAGTGAAAAGTCAGGAAGCCGAAAATATTCGCTGAGTTGCGTATTTAGCGTAGGAGAGAGGGTTTTTTACCAAAGATTATTTCGAAAGTGCAAG GACACAACGTCTTTGTTCCCCCAAACGAACATGTCTTCGGGCTTGGCGTCCCGTTTGAAGCATCCCAAAAAACATGAGCTCATTAAATCTCACAGCCAGGCCCAGCTGTTGGCTAACAAGCTACGGCAGGATGGTGTCATGGATGCAG TTGAAGGAGTCCTCCAAGCTGTGGACCAAGTAGCAGCTGTCCTAGCCTCCAACATCCAAGAAATCAACTACAAAGACAGTATTATCAATTTGTGTCAGCACCTCAAG GTGTATGGTGCGTATTTAGAAATACTGTACAAGGAGCAGCTGGATCATGCTTTCAAGATATTCCGGGACAAGGCCCAAGACGACATACGAGTCGATATGCTTTCTCGATTACATTTACTCGAATTAATTGAACTACGAGCCAAAGGTTGGAAAGGAACCGATGGTATGAATATGTACtacaaaaagaaactgaatCAGTGTTCACAG GTAGATCTTACCGATTCCATAACTAGCCTTAGTGATTCGATGTCTTCAGTATTAACGTTAAATTCGTCCCCGCCCCTATTAGGACCCGGCGAGGTTATTAAACCGTCGGGCAAATTTGCGAAACCTACCAGGATCCCTGGTAAAAAGTACTGCAAAGACGAGGTTGTCATCCGAAATGCTGATTCTGGCAAAG TGATGGGAATCAAAGGAAGGCGGGTGCATATGATAGAGGAACTAAGTGAAACTATCATATCCTTTCAGAGAG TTAGTCCTGGTGCCAAGGAGAGGCTCGTACAGATCACAGGAGCCAATGAGGAAAGCATAAA TCATGCCAAACAGCTGATCGAGGACACGATCAGACGAAATGCCTCTCCAGTGCGCGAAGGCAGCTCCGGCGCTGGGGGTCCTCTCACCGGTTCTAGCTCCAGCATAAATTCGTCGGCCTCAGACGATAGTGCTTTGCCCTCGTCAGCTAGGGCGTCTAGGGCCTTAATGCACAGCCTTAGCACGCCCGACGCCAATCTTGGCGAATACAAGTATACAGTTATCACCAATGGACACACCATCAAGATTACCGGAGACAATTTGGATTTGGTTCGA ACAAGCAAACTCGTGCTGGATGAGTACTTCTCAGGCGAGCCTATCCACGACATGGCGCAATTTTACAGCTTCGACAGTTTACCGCAGCCAATTTTGCTTGATGAAGATGAAAACCCTCTCTCTCCTACCGAATCCGCGCCTCCTCCTGGACCACTACTGAATGGACAAACGTCGACCTCCGCTGCTTCGAGCGCTGTCCCTCAAGATGGATCAG GAGACCGCGAAATCAAGTTAAGAAAGCCCCGACCGTCAACCGAAGAGTTTCTTAAGACCACCAAAAGGTCTCCGGATAAAGAGGGATCCCCAAACACTCCGAATACGCCCAAGGTGCCTGTTACAGCAGGTGATGGAACTTTAGGGAGCCCTCCCGCCAAAAACCCTATGGCTTATTCTATAGAATATCTGGCTCAGCTGGCGATGTCGCCGCTTTGCCTTACTGAACCTACGGAGTGGGGACGCATTGTCCAAGATTATCCCATGCTGACGAGACAG
- the mxt gene encoding eukaryotic translation initiation factor 4E-binding protein Mextli isoform X2 has product MRSNTSEKSGSRKYSLSCVFSVGERVFYQRLFRKCKDTTSLFPQTNMSSGLASRLKHPKKHELIKSHSQAQLLANKLRQDGVMDAVEGVLQAVDQVAAVLASNIQEINYKDSIINLCQHLKVYGAYLEILYKEQLDHAFKIFRDKAQDDIRVDMLSRLHLLELIELRAKGWKGTDGMNMYYKKKLNQCSQVDLTDSITSLSDSMSSVLTLNSSPPLLGPGEVIKPSGKFAKPTRIPGKKYCKDEVVIRNADSGKVSPGAKERLVQITGANEESINHAKQLIEDTIRRNASPVREGSSGAGGPLTGSSSSINSSASDDSALPSSARASRALMHSLSTPDANLGEYKYTVITNGHTIKITGDNLDLVRTSKLVLDEYFSGEPIHDMAQFYSFDSLPQPILLDEDENPLSPTESAPPPGPLLNGQTSTSAASSAVPQDGSGDREIKLRKPRPSTEEFLKTTKRSPDKEGSPNTPNTPKVPVTAGDGTLGSPPAKNPMAYSIEYLAQLAMSPLCLTEPTEWGRIVQDYPMLTRQVVQCFDAKQYLSSRTEEPTGVLNAEDDIDD; this is encoded by the exons ATGCGCAGTAACACTAGTGAAAAGTCAGGAAGCCGAAAATATTCGCTGAGTTGCGTATTTAGCGTAGGAGAGAGGGTTTTTTACCAAAGATTATTTCGAAAGTGCAAG GACACAACGTCTTTGTTCCCCCAAACGAACATGTCTTCGGGCTTGGCGTCCCGTTTGAAGCATCCCAAAAAACATGAGCTCATTAAATCTCACAGCCAGGCCCAGCTGTTGGCTAACAAGCTACGGCAGGATGGTGTCATGGATGCAG TTGAAGGAGTCCTCCAAGCTGTGGACCAAGTAGCAGCTGTCCTAGCCTCCAACATCCAAGAAATCAACTACAAAGACAGTATTATCAATTTGTGTCAGCACCTCAAG GTGTATGGTGCGTATTTAGAAATACTGTACAAGGAGCAGCTGGATCATGCTTTCAAGATATTCCGGGACAAGGCCCAAGACGACATACGAGTCGATATGCTTTCTCGATTACATTTACTCGAATTAATTGAACTACGAGCCAAAGGTTGGAAAGGAACCGATGGTATGAATATGTACtacaaaaagaaactgaatCAGTGTTCACAG GTAGATCTTACCGATTCCATAACTAGCCTTAGTGATTCGATGTCTTCAGTATTAACGTTAAATTCGTCCCCGCCCCTATTAGGACCCGGCGAGGTTATTAAACCGTCGGGCAAATTTGCGAAACCTACCAGGATCCCTGGTAAAAAGTACTGCAAAGACGAGGTTGTCATCCGAAATGCTGATTCTGGCAAAG TTAGTCCTGGTGCCAAGGAGAGGCTCGTACAGATCACAGGAGCCAATGAGGAAAGCATAAA TCATGCCAAACAGCTGATCGAGGACACGATCAGACGAAATGCCTCTCCAGTGCGCGAAGGCAGCTCCGGCGCTGGGGGTCCTCTCACCGGTTCTAGCTCCAGCATAAATTCGTCGGCCTCAGACGATAGTGCTTTGCCCTCGTCAGCTAGGGCGTCTAGGGCCTTAATGCACAGCCTTAGCACGCCCGACGCCAATCTTGGCGAATACAAGTATACAGTTATCACCAATGGACACACCATCAAGATTACCGGAGACAATTTGGATTTGGTTCGA ACAAGCAAACTCGTGCTGGATGAGTACTTCTCAGGCGAGCCTATCCACGACATGGCGCAATTTTACAGCTTCGACAGTTTACCGCAGCCAATTTTGCTTGATGAAGATGAAAACCCTCTCTCTCCTACCGAATCCGCGCCTCCTCCTGGACCACTACTGAATGGACAAACGTCGACCTCCGCTGCTTCGAGCGCTGTCCCTCAAGATGGATCAG GAGACCGCGAAATCAAGTTAAGAAAGCCCCGACCGTCAACCGAAGAGTTTCTTAAGACCACCAAAAGGTCTCCGGATAAAGAGGGATCCCCAAACACTCCGAATACGCCCAAGGTGCCTGTTACAGCAGGTGATGGAACTTTAGGGAGCCCTCCCGCCAAAAACCCTATGGCTTATTCTATAGAATATCTGGCTCAGCTGGCGATGTCGCCGCTTTGCCTTACTGAACCTACGGAGTGGGGACGCATTGTCCAAGATTATCCCATGCTGACGAGACAG